From the Hevea brasiliensis isolate MT/VB/25A 57/8 chromosome 15, ASM3005281v1, whole genome shotgun sequence genome, one window contains:
- the LOC110665061 gene encoding B3 domain-containing transcription factor VRN1 isoform X1 — protein MSQAVGPDGSDSPARGNSSCMFYKLMIASILQEKKLRIPEKFVKKYGDELSSIATLTVPNGRMWLVELEKVDRKLWFHNGWHEFVEYYSIRVGYFLVFRYGGESNFNVYIFDLAVSEISYTCNIPGSLQEPCHDNQYIAADKRRVVDNDLIEILGSGPPCHTPISSRSEFFDKYVHCNWTIAGNYEASREKLLLRKDKYDMEEKVQSSQDIGVQVDESELIRTADKVGLPVLGEAEGRTRRRKQRTDPIEHEPIIKQEVDEIPICTSTNIASETFTRRWRPVTPEEKRRTISAADKFKSDNPFFKVILRPSYVYRGFLLHIPSSFARKYLTVTAFITLQVSDGKQWPVRCVSGKGGAKLSKGWTEFVWENSLEEGDVCVFELINMIDIVLKVTIFRVLQDAAPVNQLPSRIMPKLN, from the exons ATGTCACAGGCAGTGGGACCAGACGGTTCTGATTCTCCGGCAAGAGGAAATAGCAGTTGCATGTTCTACAAGTTGATGATTGCTTCCATTCTCCAAGAAAAGAAGCTG AGGATCCCTGAAAAGTTTGTCAAGAAATATGGAGATGAACTTTCTTCTATTGCTACACTTACTGTTCCCAATGGTCGAATGTGGCTGGTGGAACTAGAAAAAGTTGACAGGAAGTTATGGTTCCACAATGGTTGGCATGAATTTGTAGAATACTACTCCATTCGTGTTGGGTATTTCTTGGTCTTCAGATATGGAGGGGAATCAAACTTTAATGTTTATATATTTGATCTGGCAGTTTCTGAGATAAGTTACACATGTAATATTCCGGGTAGTTTGCAGGAACCATGTCatgataatcaatacatagcaGCCGATAAGAGACGTGTAGTGGATAATGACCTCATAGAGATCTTGGGTTCTGGCCCACCATGCCATACTCCTATTTCCTCAAGAAGCGAATTTTTTGATAAATATGTGCATTGCAACTGGACTATAGCTGGAAACTATGAGGCCAGCAGAGAGAAACTGCTTCTAAGAAAAGATAAATATGATATGGAAGAAAAAGTTCAATCTTCTCAGGATATAGGTGTACAGGTTGATGAGAGTGAGCTTATAAGAACTGCTGATAAAGTTGGTTTGCCTGTCTTGGGTGAAGCAGAAGGGAGAACCAGGAGAAGAAAACAGAGAACTGATCCTA TTGAACATGAACCAATAATCAAACAGGAAGTGGATGAAATACCAATTTGTACAAGTACAAATATTGCTTCTGAAACTTTTACAAGAAGGTGGAGACCTGTAACGCCAGAAGAGAAGCGGAGAACAATTTCTGCTGCTGATAAGTTCAAGTCTGATAATCCATTTTTCAAGGTTATCTTGCGACCATCCTATGTATATAGGGGCTTTCTTCTG CACATTCCATCTAGCTTTGCTCGAAAGTATTTGACAGTCACAGCATTCATCACACTTCAGGTTTCTGATGGAAAACAATGGCCTGTCCGCTGTGTTAGTGGGAAAGGGGGAGCTAAGTTAAGCAAGGGATGGACAGAATTTGTATGGGAAAATAGTTTGGAAGAAGGAGATGTATGTGTCTTTGAGCTGATTAATATGATTGATATTGTGCTGAAAGTTACCATATTTCGGGTACTTCAAGATGCAGCGCCAGTAAATCAACTTCCAAGTAGAATCATGCCTAAATTAAACTAA
- the LOC110665061 gene encoding B3 domain-containing transcription factor VRN1 isoform X2, translating into MSQAVGPDGSDSPARGNSSCMFYKLMIASILQEKKLRIPEKFVKKYGDELSSIATLTVPNGRMWLVELEKVDRKLWFHNGWHEFVEYYSIRVGYFLVFRYGGESNFNVYIFDLAVSEISYTCNIPGSLQEPCHDNQYIAADKRRVVDNDLIEILGSGPPCHTPISSRSEFFDKYVHCNWTIAGNYEASREKLLLRKDKYDMEEKVQSSQDIGVQVDESELIRTADKVGLPVLGEAEGRTRRRKQRTDPIEHEPIIKQEVDEIPICTSTNIASETFTRRWRPVTPEEKRRTISAADKFKSDNPFFKVILRPSYVYRGFLLVSDGKQWPVRCVSGKGGAKLSKGWTEFVWENSLEEGDVCVFELINMIDIVLKVTIFRVLQDAAPVNQLPSRIMPKLN; encoded by the exons ATGTCACAGGCAGTGGGACCAGACGGTTCTGATTCTCCGGCAAGAGGAAATAGCAGTTGCATGTTCTACAAGTTGATGATTGCTTCCATTCTCCAAGAAAAGAAGCTG AGGATCCCTGAAAAGTTTGTCAAGAAATATGGAGATGAACTTTCTTCTATTGCTACACTTACTGTTCCCAATGGTCGAATGTGGCTGGTGGAACTAGAAAAAGTTGACAGGAAGTTATGGTTCCACAATGGTTGGCATGAATTTGTAGAATACTACTCCATTCGTGTTGGGTATTTCTTGGTCTTCAGATATGGAGGGGAATCAAACTTTAATGTTTATATATTTGATCTGGCAGTTTCTGAGATAAGTTACACATGTAATATTCCGGGTAGTTTGCAGGAACCATGTCatgataatcaatacatagcaGCCGATAAGAGACGTGTAGTGGATAATGACCTCATAGAGATCTTGGGTTCTGGCCCACCATGCCATACTCCTATTTCCTCAAGAAGCGAATTTTTTGATAAATATGTGCATTGCAACTGGACTATAGCTGGAAACTATGAGGCCAGCAGAGAGAAACTGCTTCTAAGAAAAGATAAATATGATATGGAAGAAAAAGTTCAATCTTCTCAGGATATAGGTGTACAGGTTGATGAGAGTGAGCTTATAAGAACTGCTGATAAAGTTGGTTTGCCTGTCTTGGGTGAAGCAGAAGGGAGAACCAGGAGAAGAAAACAGAGAACTGATCCTA TTGAACATGAACCAATAATCAAACAGGAAGTGGATGAAATACCAATTTGTACAAGTACAAATATTGCTTCTGAAACTTTTACAAGAAGGTGGAGACCTGTAACGCCAGAAGAGAAGCGGAGAACAATTTCTGCTGCTGATAAGTTCAAGTCTGATAATCCATTTTTCAAGGTTATCTTGCGACCATCCTATGTATATAGGGGCTTTCTTCTG GTTTCTGATGGAAAACAATGGCCTGTCCGCTGTGTTAGTGGGAAAGGGGGAGCTAAGTTAAGCAAGGGATGGACAGAATTTGTATGGGAAAATAGTTTGGAAGAAGGAGATGTATGTGTCTTTGAGCTGATTAATATGATTGATATTGTGCTGAAAGTTACCATATTTCGGGTACTTCAAGATGCAGCGCCAGTAAATCAACTTCCAAGTAGAATCATGCCTAAATTAAACTAA
- the LOC110665061 gene encoding B3 domain-containing transcription factor VRN1 isoform X3 has translation MKLTLFLCQQRIPEKFVKKYGDELSSIATLTVPNGRMWLVELEKVDRKLWFHNGWHEFVEYYSIRVGYFLVFRYGGESNFNVYIFDLAVSEISYTCNIPGSLQEPCHDNQYIAADKRRVVDNDLIEILGSGPPCHTPISSRSEFFDKYVHCNWTIAGNYEASREKLLLRKDKYDMEEKVQSSQDIGVQVDESELIRTADKVGLPVLGEAEGRTRRRKQRTDPIEHEPIIKQEVDEIPICTSTNIASETFTRRWRPVTPEEKRRTISAADKFKSDNPFFKVILRPSYVYRGFLLHIPSSFARKYLTVTAFITLQVSDGKQWPVRCVSGKGGAKLSKGWTEFVWENSLEEGDVCVFELINMIDIVLKVTIFRVLQDAAPVNQLPSRIMPKLN, from the exons ATGAAGTTGACTTTATTTTTATGCCAACAGAGGATCCCTGAAAAGTTTGTCAAGAAATATGGAGATGAACTTTCTTCTATTGCTACACTTACTGTTCCCAATGGTCGAATGTGGCTGGTGGAACTAGAAAAAGTTGACAGGAAGTTATGGTTCCACAATGGTTGGCATGAATTTGTAGAATACTACTCCATTCGTGTTGGGTATTTCTTGGTCTTCAGATATGGAGGGGAATCAAACTTTAATGTTTATATATTTGATCTGGCAGTTTCTGAGATAAGTTACACATGTAATATTCCGGGTAGTTTGCAGGAACCATGTCatgataatcaatacatagcaGCCGATAAGAGACGTGTAGTGGATAATGACCTCATAGAGATCTTGGGTTCTGGCCCACCATGCCATACTCCTATTTCCTCAAGAAGCGAATTTTTTGATAAATATGTGCATTGCAACTGGACTATAGCTGGAAACTATGAGGCCAGCAGAGAGAAACTGCTTCTAAGAAAAGATAAATATGATATGGAAGAAAAAGTTCAATCTTCTCAGGATATAGGTGTACAGGTTGATGAGAGTGAGCTTATAAGAACTGCTGATAAAGTTGGTTTGCCTGTCTTGGGTGAAGCAGAAGGGAGAACCAGGAGAAGAAAACAGAGAACTGATCCTA TTGAACATGAACCAATAATCAAACAGGAAGTGGATGAAATACCAATTTGTACAAGTACAAATATTGCTTCTGAAACTTTTACAAGAAGGTGGAGACCTGTAACGCCAGAAGAGAAGCGGAGAACAATTTCTGCTGCTGATAAGTTCAAGTCTGATAATCCATTTTTCAAGGTTATCTTGCGACCATCCTATGTATATAGGGGCTTTCTTCTG CACATTCCATCTAGCTTTGCTCGAAAGTATTTGACAGTCACAGCATTCATCACACTTCAGGTTTCTGATGGAAAACAATGGCCTGTCCGCTGTGTTAGTGGGAAAGGGGGAGCTAAGTTAAGCAAGGGATGGACAGAATTTGTATGGGAAAATAGTTTGGAAGAAGGAGATGTATGTGTCTTTGAGCTGATTAATATGATTGATATTGTGCTGAAAGTTACCATATTTCGGGTACTTCAAGATGCAGCGCCAGTAAATCAACTTCCAAGTAGAATCATGCCTAAATTAAACTAA
- the LOC110665060 gene encoding B3 domain-containing protein REM19 isoform X6 encodes MDSYSIRVGYFLVFRYEGHAVFSVHIFNLSASEINYQSNAPSGRRYLAFEEMEDDDFIEYLSSSSPCLVPNSLKSKVFYEHLGQMTINKSYNPPALQNLFHESKLNYINWSGEGNLHLSKDASISSISHVANQGTRDVGVQFNAIELKNYADDVKFYTPDGEIQKPKIPGRKKRKIDPNDLQPSALQEDEVEMRFRFYESSSARKRTVTAEERERAINAAKAFEPINPFCRVVLRPSYLYRGCIMYLPSCFAEKNLNGVSGFIKLQFSDGKQWPVRCLYRGGRAKLSQGWYEFTLENNLGEGDVCIFELMRSIDIVLKVTVFHVLESARRMIPS; translated from the exons ATGGACAGTTATTCAATACGCGTAGGGTACTTTTTGGTCTTCAGATATGAAGGGCATGCAGTTTTCTCTGTTCATATATTCAATTTGTCTGCTTCTGAGATAAACTATCAATCTAATGCTCCAAGTGGCAGAAGATATCTTGCGTTTGAAGAGATGGAAGATGATGACTTCATTGAATACTTGAGCTCCTCATCTCCATGCTTAGTTCCTAATTCTTTGAAAAGTAAGGTTTTTTATGAACATCTTGGTCAAATGACAATTAACAAAAGTTACAATCCGCCAGCATTGCAGAATTTGTTCCATGAGTCTAAACTTAACTACATAAATTGGTCTGGTGAAGGGAACCTGCACTTATCAAAGGATGCTAGTATCTCCAGTATCTCACATGTGGCAAATCAAGGTACACGAGATGTTGGTGTTCAATTTAATGCAATCGAGCTGAAAAATTATGCAGATGATGTGAAATTTTATACTCCAGACGGAGAaatacaaaagcctaaaatacctGGAAGGAAGAAGCGGAAAATTGATCCCA ATGATTTGCAGCCATCAGCTCTTcaagaagatgaagttgaaatGCGCTTTAGATTTTATGAGAGTTCTTCTGCAAGAAAGCGAACTGTGACTGCTGAAGAAAGAGAAAGGGCAATAAATGCAGCCAAAGCTTTTGAGCCTATTAATCCTTTTTGTAGGGTTGTCCTGCGACCATCTTACCTATACAGGGGTTGCATTATG TATTTGCCTTCTTGCTTTGCTGAGAAGAATTTAAATGGGGTATCAGGGTTTATTAAACTCCAGTTTTCTGATGGGAAACAATGGCCTGTCCGATGCCTATATAGGGGAGGTAGAGCTAAATTAAGCCAAGGGTGGTATGAATTCACATTGGAGAATAATTTGGGGGAAGGAGATGTTTGTATCTTTGAGCTGATGAGATCAATAGATATTGTGCTGAAAGTTACCGTATTTCACGTTCTTGAAAGTGCTAGACGCATGATCCCATCATGA
- the LOC110665060 gene encoding B3 domain-containing transcription factor VRN1 isoform X1 has protein sequence MPRPYFYKLILPNTIRDKKLRIPDNFVKKFGHDLSAFGTLSVPGGPVWRVGLIKADDKFWFHEGWPEFMDSYSIRVGYFLVFRYEGHAVFSVHIFNLSASEINYQSNAPSGRRYLAFEEMEDDDFIEYLSSSSPCLVPNSLKSKVFYEHLGQMTINKSYNPPALQNLFHESKLNYINWSGEGNLHLSKDASISSISHVANQGTRDVGVQFNAIELKNYADDVKFYTPDGEIQKPKIPGRKKRKIDPNDLQPSALQEDEVEMRFRFYESSSARKRTVTAEERERAINAAKAFEPINPFCRVVLRPSYLYRGCIMYLPSCFAEKNLNGVSGFIKLQFSDGKQWPVRCLYRGGRAKLSQGWYEFTLENNLGEGDVCIFELMRSIDIVLKVTVFHVLESARRMIPS, from the exons ATGCCTAGACCTTATTTCTACAAGCTAATTCTCCCCAATACTATTAGAGACAAGAAACTG AGGATCCCTgataattttgttaaaaaatttggACATGATTTATCTGCATTTGGGACACTTAGTGTTCCTGGTGGTCCTGTGTGGCGTGTAGGATTAATAAAAGCTGATGATAAATTTTGGTTTCATGAAGGATGGCCAGAATTTATGGACAGTTATTCAATACGCGTAGGGTACTTTTTGGTCTTCAGATATGAAGGGCATGCAGTTTTCTCTGTTCATATATTCAATTTGTCTGCTTCTGAGATAAACTATCAATCTAATGCTCCAAGTGGCAGAAGATATCTTGCGTTTGAAGAGATGGAAGATGATGACTTCATTGAATACTTGAGCTCCTCATCTCCATGCTTAGTTCCTAATTCTTTGAAAAGTAAGGTTTTTTATGAACATCTTGGTCAAATGACAATTAACAAAAGTTACAATCCGCCAGCATTGCAGAATTTGTTCCATGAGTCTAAACTTAACTACATAAATTGGTCTGGTGAAGGGAACCTGCACTTATCAAAGGATGCTAGTATCTCCAGTATCTCACATGTGGCAAATCAAGGTACACGAGATGTTGGTGTTCAATTTAATGCAATCGAGCTGAAAAATTATGCAGATGATGTGAAATTTTATACTCCAGACGGAGAaatacaaaagcctaaaatacctGGAAGGAAGAAGCGGAAAATTGATCCCA ATGATTTGCAGCCATCAGCTCTTcaagaagatgaagttgaaatGCGCTTTAGATTTTATGAGAGTTCTTCTGCAAGAAAGCGAACTGTGACTGCTGAAGAAAGAGAAAGGGCAATAAATGCAGCCAAAGCTTTTGAGCCTATTAATCCTTTTTGTAGGGTTGTCCTGCGACCATCTTACCTATACAGGGGTTGCATTATG TATTTGCCTTCTTGCTTTGCTGAGAAGAATTTAAATGGGGTATCAGGGTTTATTAAACTCCAGTTTTCTGATGGGAAACAATGGCCTGTCCGATGCCTATATAGGGGAGGTAGAGCTAAATTAAGCCAAGGGTGGTATGAATTCACATTGGAGAATAATTTGGGGGAAGGAGATGTTTGTATCTTTGAGCTGATGAGATCAATAGATATTGTGCTGAAAGTTACCGTATTTCACGTTCTTGAAAGTGCTAGACGCATGATCCCATCATGA
- the LOC110665060 gene encoding B3 domain-containing transcription factor VRN1 isoform X5, with translation MPRPYFYKLILPNTIRDKKLRIPDNFVKKFGHDLSAFGTLSVPGGPVWRVGLIKADDKFWFHEGWPEFMDSYSIRVGYFLVFRYEGHAVFSVHIFNLSASEINYQSNAPSGRRYLAFEEMEDDDFIEYLSSSSPCLVPNSLKRNLHLSKDASISSISHVANQDGEIQKPKIPGRKKRKIDPNDLQPSALQEDEVEMRFRFYESSSARKRTVTAEERERAINAAKAFEPINPFCRVVLRPSYLYRGCIMYLPSCFAEKNLNGVSGFIKLQFSDGKQWPVRCLYRGGRAKLSQGWYEFTLENNLGEGDVCIFELMRSIDIVLKVTVFHVLESARRMIPS, from the exons ATGCCTAGACCTTATTTCTACAAGCTAATTCTCCCCAATACTATTAGAGACAAGAAACTG AGGATCCCTgataattttgttaaaaaatttggACATGATTTATCTGCATTTGGGACACTTAGTGTTCCTGGTGGTCCTGTGTGGCGTGTAGGATTAATAAAAGCTGATGATAAATTTTGGTTTCATGAAGGATGGCCAGAATTTATGGACAGTTATTCAATACGCGTAGGGTACTTTTTGGTCTTCAGATATGAAGGGCATGCAGTTTTCTCTGTTCATATATTCAATTTGTCTGCTTCTGAGATAAACTATCAATCTAATGCTCCAAGTGGCAGAAGATATCTTGCGTTTGAAGAGATGGAAGATGATGACTTCATTGAATACTTGAGCTCCTCATCTCCATGCTTAGTTCCTAATTCTTTGAAAA GGAACCTGCACTTATCAAAGGATGCTAGTATCTCCAGTATCTCACATGTGGCAAATCAAG ACGGAGAaatacaaaagcctaaaatacctGGAAGGAAGAAGCGGAAAATTGATCCCA ATGATTTGCAGCCATCAGCTCTTcaagaagatgaagttgaaatGCGCTTTAGATTTTATGAGAGTTCTTCTGCAAGAAAGCGAACTGTGACTGCTGAAGAAAGAGAAAGGGCAATAAATGCAGCCAAAGCTTTTGAGCCTATTAATCCTTTTTGTAGGGTTGTCCTGCGACCATCTTACCTATACAGGGGTTGCATTATG TATTTGCCTTCTTGCTTTGCTGAGAAGAATTTAAATGGGGTATCAGGGTTTATTAAACTCCAGTTTTCTGATGGGAAACAATGGCCTGTCCGATGCCTATATAGGGGAGGTAGAGCTAAATTAAGCCAAGGGTGGTATGAATTCACATTGGAGAATAATTTGGGGGAAGGAGATGTTTGTATCTTTGAGCTGATGAGATCAATAGATATTGTGCTGAAAGTTACCGTATTTCACGTTCTTGAAAGTGCTAGACGCATGATCCCATCATGA
- the LOC110665060 gene encoding B3 domain-containing transcription factor VRN1 isoform X3, whose protein sequence is MPRPYFYKLILPNTIRDKKLRIPDNFVKKFGHDLSAFGTLSVPGGPVWRVGLIKADDKFWFHEGWPEFMDSYSIRVGYFLVFRYEGHAVFSVHIFNLSASEINYQSNAPSGRRYLAFEEMEDDDFIEYLSSSSPCLVPNSLKSKVFYEHLGQMTINKSYNPPALQNLFHESKLNYINWSGEGNLHLSKDASISSISHVANQDGEIQKPKIPGRKKRKIDPNDLQPSALQEDEVEMRFRFYESSSARKRTVTAEERERAINAAKAFEPINPFCRVVLRPSYLYRGCIMYLPSCFAEKNLNGVSGFIKLQFSDGKQWPVRCLYRGGRAKLSQGWYEFTLENNLGEGDVCIFELMRSIDIVLKVTVFHVLESARRMIPS, encoded by the exons ATGCCTAGACCTTATTTCTACAAGCTAATTCTCCCCAATACTATTAGAGACAAGAAACTG AGGATCCCTgataattttgttaaaaaatttggACATGATTTATCTGCATTTGGGACACTTAGTGTTCCTGGTGGTCCTGTGTGGCGTGTAGGATTAATAAAAGCTGATGATAAATTTTGGTTTCATGAAGGATGGCCAGAATTTATGGACAGTTATTCAATACGCGTAGGGTACTTTTTGGTCTTCAGATATGAAGGGCATGCAGTTTTCTCTGTTCATATATTCAATTTGTCTGCTTCTGAGATAAACTATCAATCTAATGCTCCAAGTGGCAGAAGATATCTTGCGTTTGAAGAGATGGAAGATGATGACTTCATTGAATACTTGAGCTCCTCATCTCCATGCTTAGTTCCTAATTCTTTGAAAAGTAAGGTTTTTTATGAACATCTTGGTCAAATGACAATTAACAAAAGTTACAATCCGCCAGCATTGCAGAATTTGTTCCATGAGTCTAAACTTAACTACATAAATTGGTCTGGTGAAGGGAACCTGCACTTATCAAAGGATGCTAGTATCTCCAGTATCTCACATGTGGCAAATCAAG ACGGAGAaatacaaaagcctaaaatacctGGAAGGAAGAAGCGGAAAATTGATCCCA ATGATTTGCAGCCATCAGCTCTTcaagaagatgaagttgaaatGCGCTTTAGATTTTATGAGAGTTCTTCTGCAAGAAAGCGAACTGTGACTGCTGAAGAAAGAGAAAGGGCAATAAATGCAGCCAAAGCTTTTGAGCCTATTAATCCTTTTTGTAGGGTTGTCCTGCGACCATCTTACCTATACAGGGGTTGCATTATG TATTTGCCTTCTTGCTTTGCTGAGAAGAATTTAAATGGGGTATCAGGGTTTATTAAACTCCAGTTTTCTGATGGGAAACAATGGCCTGTCCGATGCCTATATAGGGGAGGTAGAGCTAAATTAAGCCAAGGGTGGTATGAATTCACATTGGAGAATAATTTGGGGGAAGGAGATGTTTGTATCTTTGAGCTGATGAGATCAATAGATATTGTGCTGAAAGTTACCGTATTTCACGTTCTTGAAAGTGCTAGACGCATGATCCCATCATGA
- the LOC110665060 gene encoding B3 domain-containing transcription factor VRN1 isoform X4 — protein MPRPYFYKLILPNTIRDKKLRIPDNFVKKFGHDLSAFGTLSVPGGPVWRVGLIKADDKFWFHEGWPEFMDSYSIRVGYFLVFRYEGHAVFSVHIFNLSASEINYQSNAPSGRRYLAFEEMEDDDFIEYLSSSSPCLVPNSLKRNLHLSKDASISSISHVANQGTRDVGVQFNAIELKNYADDVKFYTPDGEIQKPKIPGRKKRKIDPNDLQPSALQEDEVEMRFRFYESSSARKRTVTAEERERAINAAKAFEPINPFCRVVLRPSYLYRGCIMYLPSCFAEKNLNGVSGFIKLQFSDGKQWPVRCLYRGGRAKLSQGWYEFTLENNLGEGDVCIFELMRSIDIVLKVTVFHVLESARRMIPS, from the exons ATGCCTAGACCTTATTTCTACAAGCTAATTCTCCCCAATACTATTAGAGACAAGAAACTG AGGATCCCTgataattttgttaaaaaatttggACATGATTTATCTGCATTTGGGACACTTAGTGTTCCTGGTGGTCCTGTGTGGCGTGTAGGATTAATAAAAGCTGATGATAAATTTTGGTTTCATGAAGGATGGCCAGAATTTATGGACAGTTATTCAATACGCGTAGGGTACTTTTTGGTCTTCAGATATGAAGGGCATGCAGTTTTCTCTGTTCATATATTCAATTTGTCTGCTTCTGAGATAAACTATCAATCTAATGCTCCAAGTGGCAGAAGATATCTTGCGTTTGAAGAGATGGAAGATGATGACTTCATTGAATACTTGAGCTCCTCATCTCCATGCTTAGTTCCTAATTCTTTGAAAA GGAACCTGCACTTATCAAAGGATGCTAGTATCTCCAGTATCTCACATGTGGCAAATCAAGGTACACGAGATGTTGGTGTTCAATTTAATGCAATCGAGCTGAAAAATTATGCAGATGATGTGAAATTTTATACTCCAGACGGAGAaatacaaaagcctaaaatacctGGAAGGAAGAAGCGGAAAATTGATCCCA ATGATTTGCAGCCATCAGCTCTTcaagaagatgaagttgaaatGCGCTTTAGATTTTATGAGAGTTCTTCTGCAAGAAAGCGAACTGTGACTGCTGAAGAAAGAGAAAGGGCAATAAATGCAGCCAAAGCTTTTGAGCCTATTAATCCTTTTTGTAGGGTTGTCCTGCGACCATCTTACCTATACAGGGGTTGCATTATG TATTTGCCTTCTTGCTTTGCTGAGAAGAATTTAAATGGGGTATCAGGGTTTATTAAACTCCAGTTTTCTGATGGGAAACAATGGCCTGTCCGATGCCTATATAGGGGAGGTAGAGCTAAATTAAGCCAAGGGTGGTATGAATTCACATTGGAGAATAATTTGGGGGAAGGAGATGTTTGTATCTTTGAGCTGATGAGATCAATAGATATTGTGCTGAAAGTTACCGTATTTCACGTTCTTGAAAGTGCTAGACGCATGATCCCATCATGA
- the LOC110665060 gene encoding B3 domain-containing transcription factor VRN1 isoform X2, with protein sequence MIRRIPDNFVKKFGHDLSAFGTLSVPGGPVWRVGLIKADDKFWFHEGWPEFMDSYSIRVGYFLVFRYEGHAVFSVHIFNLSASEINYQSNAPSGRRYLAFEEMEDDDFIEYLSSSSPCLVPNSLKSKVFYEHLGQMTINKSYNPPALQNLFHESKLNYINWSGEGNLHLSKDASISSISHVANQGTRDVGVQFNAIELKNYADDVKFYTPDGEIQKPKIPGRKKRKIDPNDLQPSALQEDEVEMRFRFYESSSARKRTVTAEERERAINAAKAFEPINPFCRVVLRPSYLYRGCIMYLPSCFAEKNLNGVSGFIKLQFSDGKQWPVRCLYRGGRAKLSQGWYEFTLENNLGEGDVCIFELMRSIDIVLKVTVFHVLESARRMIPS encoded by the exons ATGATAAGG AGGATCCCTgataattttgttaaaaaatttggACATGATTTATCTGCATTTGGGACACTTAGTGTTCCTGGTGGTCCTGTGTGGCGTGTAGGATTAATAAAAGCTGATGATAAATTTTGGTTTCATGAAGGATGGCCAGAATTTATGGACAGTTATTCAATACGCGTAGGGTACTTTTTGGTCTTCAGATATGAAGGGCATGCAGTTTTCTCTGTTCATATATTCAATTTGTCTGCTTCTGAGATAAACTATCAATCTAATGCTCCAAGTGGCAGAAGATATCTTGCGTTTGAAGAGATGGAAGATGATGACTTCATTGAATACTTGAGCTCCTCATCTCCATGCTTAGTTCCTAATTCTTTGAAAAGTAAGGTTTTTTATGAACATCTTGGTCAAATGACAATTAACAAAAGTTACAATCCGCCAGCATTGCAGAATTTGTTCCATGAGTCTAAACTTAACTACATAAATTGGTCTGGTGAAGGGAACCTGCACTTATCAAAGGATGCTAGTATCTCCAGTATCTCACATGTGGCAAATCAAGGTACACGAGATGTTGGTGTTCAATTTAATGCAATCGAGCTGAAAAATTATGCAGATGATGTGAAATTTTATACTCCAGACGGAGAaatacaaaagcctaaaatacctGGAAGGAAGAAGCGGAAAATTGATCCCA ATGATTTGCAGCCATCAGCTCTTcaagaagatgaagttgaaatGCGCTTTAGATTTTATGAGAGTTCTTCTGCAAGAAAGCGAACTGTGACTGCTGAAGAAAGAGAAAGGGCAATAAATGCAGCCAAAGCTTTTGAGCCTATTAATCCTTTTTGTAGGGTTGTCCTGCGACCATCTTACCTATACAGGGGTTGCATTATG TATTTGCCTTCTTGCTTTGCTGAGAAGAATTTAAATGGGGTATCAGGGTTTATTAAACTCCAGTTTTCTGATGGGAAACAATGGCCTGTCCGATGCCTATATAGGGGAGGTAGAGCTAAATTAAGCCAAGGGTGGTATGAATTCACATTGGAGAATAATTTGGGGGAAGGAGATGTTTGTATCTTTGAGCTGATGAGATCAATAGATATTGTGCTGAAAGTTACCGTATTTCACGTTCTTGAAAGTGCTAGACGCATGATCCCATCATGA